A window of the Parabacteroides merdae ATCC 43184 genome harbors these coding sequences:
- a CDS encoding efflux RND transporter periplasmic adaptor subunit: MDIQLEKKKGFQKKHIPYVAGGAFFLILVGWIVFGDHASTLKVDARGVNIGNVTKEQFNDFVRVNGQVQPITVVQLSPEEGGIVQEKVVEEGAQVKKGDVIIRLSNSNLDLQILDAEAQLAEKQNFLRNTQVTMEQDKLNNQLEKAQLDVDMTRYRRAYNQQKKLYEENLIAKEEFLKAKEDFELASKKYDLVVERLRQDSISRTIQMDEMETSLSNMRKNIALVHERKEHLNVRSQIDGELGLLDVVLGQNVSAGQKIGQINDLSDYKIEALIDEHYIDRVKKGLSATFERQGSDFELNVRKVYPEVRDGKFRTDFVFTGERPDNIRSGQTYYINLELGQPTESIIIPRGTFFQSTGGSWIFVLDKDGKKAYRRKIKIGRQNPQYYEVIDGLEAGEKVIVSSYESYKDNEVLVLE, translated from the coding sequence ATGGATATACAATTAGAAAAAAAGAAAGGTTTTCAAAAGAAGCATATTCCTTATGTAGCAGGTGGTGCTTTTTTCTTGATTTTGGTGGGATGGATTGTTTTCGGTGATCACGCTTCGACATTGAAAGTGGATGCCCGCGGTGTCAATATAGGGAATGTAACGAAAGAGCAATTTAACGATTTCGTTCGTGTGAACGGTCAGGTACAGCCCATTACGGTTGTGCAGCTCAGCCCGGAAGAAGGTGGTATCGTGCAGGAAAAAGTAGTGGAAGAAGGGGCACAGGTGAAGAAAGGGGATGTGATTATTCGTCTTTCCAATTCAAATCTCGACCTGCAGATCTTGGATGCTGAGGCACAGTTGGCGGAAAAGCAGAACTTTCTTCGTAATACACAGGTGACGATGGAACAGGACAAATTGAACAATCAATTGGAAAAAGCACAGCTGGATGTCGACATGACACGCTACCGTCGTGCTTATAACCAGCAGAAAAAGTTGTATGAAGAAAACTTGATTGCAAAGGAAGAATTCCTGAAAGCAAAAGAAGATTTTGAGTTGGCAAGTAAGAAATATGACTTGGTTGTGGAACGTTTGCGTCAGGATTCGATCTCTCGTACGATCCAGATGGACGAAATGGAAACTAGTTTGTCTAATATGCGTAAAAATATTGCTTTGGTTCATGAACGCAAGGAACATTTGAATGTCCGCTCGCAGATTGACGGTGAATTGGGATTGTTGGATGTCGTGTTGGGCCAAAATGTTTCGGCCGGACAGAAGATCGGACAAATAAACGATTTGTCGGACTACAAGATCGAAGCTTTGATCGATGAACATTATATCGACCGCGTGAAAAAGGGATTGTCCGCAACATTCGAACGTCAGGGGTCGGATTTTGAATTGAACGTACGCAAAGTCTATCCGGAAGTGCGAGACGGTAAGTTCCGTACGGATTTCGTCTTTACCGGTGAACGCCCAGATAATATCCGTAGCGGACAGACCTATTACATTAATCTGGAACTTGGACAGCCGACAGAAAGTATCATCATCCCGCGTGGAACCTTTTTTCAGAGCACAGGAGGTAGCTGGATATTCGTTCTTGACAAAGACGGCAAGAAAGCATATCGCCGCAAGATCAAGATTGGTCGCCAGAACCCGCAATATTACGAAGTCATCGATGGCCTTGAAGCGGGTGAAAAGGTAATAGTTTCCAGCTATGAAAGCTATAAGGACAACGAGGTGCTGGTACTTGAATAG
- a CDS encoding NAD(P)H-dependent flavin oxidoreductase, with product MNRICQLFGIQYPVIQGGMVWCSGWRLASAVSNAGGLGLIGAGSMHPEVLREHIRKCQSTTDKPFGVNVPLMYPEIDALMNILVEEGVKIVFTSAGNPKTWTGFLKGHGIKVAHVVSSSKFAVKCEQAGVDAIVAEGFEAGGHNGREETTTLCLIPAVRRATTLPLIAAGGIGTGNAMLATFALGAEGVQIGTRFALTEESSAHENFKQLCLNLNEGDTKLLLKKLSPTRLVKGEFTTAVEEAEARGASAEEMKELLGKGRSKKGIFEGNLQEGELEIGQVASLFREMQTVSEVMKEIMEDFRKGMEKIQLAL from the coding sequence ATGAATAGAATTTGCCAACTTTTCGGTATTCAATACCCTGTTATTCAAGGCGGAATGGTTTGGTGCAGCGGATGGCGGCTGGCCTCGGCAGTCAGCAACGCAGGTGGTCTCGGCCTGATAGGAGCCGGCTCCATGCACCCTGAGGTTTTACGCGAACATATCCGTAAATGCCAGTCAACCACCGACAAACCTTTCGGAGTGAACGTACCCTTGATGTATCCGGAAATCGACGCTTTGATGAATATATTGGTGGAAGAAGGTGTGAAGATTGTTTTCACTTCAGCCGGCAATCCTAAAACTTGGACAGGCTTTCTAAAAGGACACGGGATAAAAGTCGCCCATGTCGTCAGCAGCTCCAAATTTGCTGTCAAATGTGAACAAGCCGGTGTCGATGCTATCGTTGCTGAAGGTTTTGAAGCTGGCGGGCATAACGGGCGAGAAGAGACAACGACTCTTTGCCTGATACCTGCTGTACGCCGTGCCACGACTCTCCCATTAATTGCTGCCGGCGGTATCGGAACAGGTAACGCCATGCTGGCAACTTTCGCTCTCGGAGCCGAAGGGGTTCAGATCGGTACCCGTTTTGCCCTGACAGAAGAAAGTTCCGCACATGAAAACTTTAAACAATTGTGTCTCAACCTGAACGAAGGTGACACGAAGCTCTTGTTGAAAAAACTTTCCCCCACCCGTTTGGTGAAAGGAGAATTCACTACAGCTGTCGAAGAAGCCGAAGCCCGTGGGGCTTCCGCCGAGGAAATGAAAGAACTGTTAGGAAAAGGCCGTTCCAAGAAAGGTATTTTCGAAGGAAATCTTCAAGAAGGCGAACTGGAAATCGGACAAGTCGCATCCTTATTCCGTGAAATGCAGACCGTGTCCGAAGTCATGAAAGAAATCATGGAAGACTTCCGCAAAGGAATGGAAAAGATACAACTGGCGTTATAG
- a CDS encoding M3 family metallopeptidase yields the protein MNKTLMAAGLAVVLGACNSSKKSDGVDTSAVNPFFTEYTTPFGVPPFEQIKVEHYKPAFLKGMEEQTAEVEAIVNNPDKATFENTIVALDRSGELLMKVAYAFSGQASVNTNDEIQALEQELSPLLSKHSDDISLNPKLFARVKSVYENQAKLNLDKEQKKLLEETYKGFVRGGANLDADEQAELRKLNEQISMLELTFGQNSLKETNAFQLVVDKKEDLSGLPETLIAAAATTAKEAGLDGKWVFTLHNPSVMPFLQYADNRALREKIYKAYVCRGNNNNANDNKDVIKKLVVARLEKAKLLGYEDFAAYVLEENMAKNEKNVYDLLNKIWIPALVKAKEELADINAEIKKEGGNFEAEAWDWRYYFEKAKKAKFDLDENEVRPYLELNNVREGAFYVANKLYGITFTSLQDMPLPDPDAQVFECKDKDGTSLGVLYMDFFTRPGKSGGAWCGGYRDQTYKDGKRITPVVTTVFNFCKPADGQPALLSVDEAETVFHEFGHALNGLFADVHYNGVAGVPRDFVELPSQVMEHWVFEPEVLKVYAKHHETGEVIPQAIVDKIVKSGRYGQGFATTEYVASSLLDMDYHVLKEVPVDLNIEKFELDAMYGRGLLKQIAPRYWGTYFGHTMEGGYTAGYYSYIWAEVLDCDAFEAFKETGDIFSPEVAAKFRTYVLSPGGIDEGMDMYKNFRGKEPDTEPLLKNRGLK from the coding sequence ATGAATAAAACACTTATGGCTGCTGGACTTGCAGTTGTTTTAGGGGCATGCAACTCATCAAAGAAGAGTGATGGAGTTGATACTTCCGCCGTGAATCCATTCTTTACCGAGTACACGACACCGTTCGGCGTTCCTCCTTTTGAACAAATCAAAGTTGAACATTACAAACCTGCTTTCCTAAAAGGAATGGAGGAACAAACAGCAGAAGTAGAGGCGATCGTAAACAATCCGGACAAAGCTACTTTTGAGAATACGATTGTTGCACTGGACCGTAGTGGAGAATTGCTTATGAAGGTCGCTTATGCCTTCAGCGGTCAGGCGAGTGTCAACACAAACGACGAGATTCAGGCTCTTGAACAGGAACTTTCACCATTGCTCTCCAAACATAGTGACGATATCAGCCTGAATCCGAAACTTTTTGCCCGTGTGAAGTCTGTATATGAGAATCAGGCGAAGTTGAACTTGGATAAGGAGCAGAAGAAACTGCTTGAAGAAACTTATAAAGGGTTTGTCCGGGGCGGTGCTAACTTAGATGCCGACGAACAGGCGGAGCTTCGTAAACTGAACGAACAGATTTCTATGTTAGAACTGACTTTCGGACAAAATTCGTTAAAGGAGACGAATGCTTTCCAGCTCGTGGTCGATAAGAAAGAAGACTTGTCCGGTCTGCCTGAAACATTGATTGCCGCCGCCGCTACTACAGCTAAAGAGGCCGGACTGGATGGAAAGTGGGTTTTCACATTGCATAATCCGAGTGTGATGCCTTTCCTGCAATATGCCGACAATCGTGCTTTGCGTGAGAAAATCTATAAAGCCTATGTTTGTCGTGGCAATAACAATAATGCAAACGATAACAAGGATGTAATCAAGAAGTTGGTTGTCGCCCGTTTGGAAAAAGCCAAATTATTGGGCTATGAAGACTTTGCCGCATACGTGTTGGAAGAAAACATGGCGAAGAATGAAAAGAATGTATACGATTTGTTGAACAAGATCTGGATTCCCGCTCTTGTAAAAGCGAAGGAAGAGCTGGCGGATATCAATGCCGAGATTAAGAAAGAAGGTGGTAACTTCGAAGCGGAAGCCTGGGATTGGCGTTATTATTTCGAAAAAGCCAAGAAAGCGAAATTTGACTTGGACGAAAACGAAGTTCGTCCATACTTGGAGCTTAACAATGTCCGGGAAGGTGCTTTCTATGTGGCGAACAAACTGTATGGCATCACTTTTACTTCGTTGCAGGACATGCCGCTTCCCGATCCGGATGCCCAGGTTTTCGAATGTAAGGACAAGGATGGTACATCTTTAGGTGTACTTTATATGGACTTCTTTACTCGTCCGGGAAAGAGTGGTGGAGCATGGTGTGGTGGTTATCGCGACCAAACGTATAAGGATGGTAAGCGCATAACTCCGGTAGTGACGACTGTGTTTAATTTCTGTAAACCGGCAGATGGACAGCCTGCCTTGTTGAGTGTTGACGAGGCTGAAACTGTTTTCCACGAGTTCGGACATGCTTTGAATGGACTTTTTGCTGATGTCCATTATAATGGAGTGGCTGGTGTTCCCCGTGATTTCGTTGAACTTCCTTCGCAGGTAATGGAGCATTGGGTGTTCGAACCGGAAGTCTTGAAAGTTTATGCCAAGCATCATGAAACAGGCGAAGTGATCCCGCAGGCTATTGTCGATAAAATAGTGAAGAGTGGTAGATATGGACAAGGTTTTGCAACAACTGAATATGTGGCTTCTTCTTTGTTGGATATGGACTATCATGTTCTGAAAGAGGTTCCGGTGGATTTGAATATAGAAAAGTTTGAATTAGATGCTATGTATGGTCGAGGTTTGTTGAAGCAGATTGCTCCTCGTTATTGGGGCACATATTTCGGTCATACGATGGAAGGTGGTTATACAGCTGGCTACTACAGCTACATTTGGGCGGAAGTGCTGGATTGTGATGCTTTCGAGGCGTTTAAAGAAACGGGGGACATCTTCAGTCCCGAAGTGGCCGCCAAATTTCGTACATACGTTTTGTCTCCGGGCGGTATTGATGAAGGTATGGATATGTACAAAAATTTTCGAGGTAAGGAACCGGACACGGAGCCTTTATTGAAGAACAGAGGTCTTAAATAA
- a CDS encoding L-rhamnose mutarotase — protein sequence MKQTGYKMKEYGIPTKRYCQTLDLKDDPELISEYRKRHTENEAWPEILQGIRSVGILEMEIYILDNRLFMIVETPFDFDWDEAFARLATLPRQEEWETYMSIFQVARPGATSAEKWRMMERIFHLY from the coding sequence ATGAAACAGACAGGATATAAGATGAAAGAATATGGTATACCAACAAAGCGGTATTGCCAGACATTGGATCTGAAAGATGATCCCGAACTGATCTCTGAATATCGGAAACGGCATACGGAGAACGAAGCATGGCCGGAGATTCTGCAAGGTATACGGAGTGTCGGTATTTTAGAAATGGAGATTTATATCTTGGATAACCGTCTTTTTATGATCGTGGAGACTCCGTTCGATTTTGATTGGGACGAGGCTTTTGCACGGTTGGCTACTTTGCCTCGCCAGGAGGAGTGGGAAACGTATATGTCCATCTTTCAGGTTGCCCGCCCGGGTGCAACATCTGCCGAGAAATGGCGGATGATGGAGCGGATATTTCATTTATATTGA
- a CDS encoding DUF4861 domain-containing protein, producing the protein MKKIFSLLLAASAFACTQEKVVEITISNPSTTDRTNEITEITSDAITKLKGETFIISDNTGSQVPYQITYDNKIIFPVSVKGGENVTYKITPGTPEAFKTIACGKQYPERVDDIAWENDRIAFRTYGPALQATGEKAYGCDIWVKCVSEPIVDMRYKTELDPETRAKIAELRKTDPKAAQQLSESVSYHIDHGNGLDYYKVGPTLGAGTSALLANDSIVYPYCYKDYQILDNGPLRFTVKLVYNPLTVKGNNNVIENRIISLDAGSQMNKFTITYDNLTEATPVVTGIVLHEPSKDYQADTAKGYIAYADPADPVNGQIYVAAVFPEKVNEAKAITFSDKEKAERGADGHVLAYSTYTPGCSYTYYSGAGWSKWGFENSSKWFDYVQKFAQNLKEPLTVTIK; encoded by the coding sequence ATGAAAAAGATTTTCAGCTTATTGTTAGCGGCCTCCGCGTTTGCGTGCACGCAAGAGAAGGTGGTCGAGATAACCATCAGTAATCCGTCTACCACAGACCGCACAAACGAAATCACCGAAATCACTTCGGACGCCATCACCAAACTGAAGGGTGAGACATTCATCATTTCTGACAATACAGGCTCGCAAGTTCCCTATCAGATAACGTATGACAACAAGATTATTTTTCCTGTTTCCGTCAAGGGGGGTGAAAACGTGACCTACAAGATCACCCCAGGAACACCTGAAGCGTTCAAAACAATTGCCTGCGGTAAACAATATCCCGAACGAGTGGACGATATTGCCTGGGAAAACGACCGTATCGCCTTCCGTACCTACGGTCCGGCCTTGCAAGCTACCGGCGAGAAAGCTTATGGTTGCGATATTTGGGTAAAATGTGTATCCGAACCGATTGTCGACATGCGTTACAAAACCGAACTAGATCCGGAAACAAGAGCTAAGATTGCAGAACTGCGCAAGACCGACCCGAAAGCAGCACAGCAATTGTCCGAATCTGTTTCCTATCATATCGATCATGGTAACGGATTGGATTACTATAAGGTAGGCCCAACATTGGGAGCCGGAACTTCCGCTCTATTAGCAAACGACTCTATCGTCTATCCGTATTGCTACAAAGACTACCAAATTTTAGACAACGGTCCGTTACGTTTCACTGTAAAGCTGGTTTACAATCCTCTGACTGTGAAAGGGAACAATAATGTGATCGAAAACCGCATAATTTCTCTCGATGCAGGTTCCCAAATGAATAAGTTCACAATCACTTACGATAATCTGACCGAAGCGACCCCGGTTGTAACCGGTATCGTTTTGCACGAGCCGAGCAAAGACTATCAGGCCGATACAGCAAAAGGTTACATTGCCTATGCCGATCCTGCTGATCCCGTAAACGGACAAATTTATGTAGCAGCCGTATTCCCGGAGAAGGTTAACGAAGCTAAAGCTATCACATTCTCCGACAAAGAAAAGGCTGAACGAGGCGCAGACGGCCATGTTTTGGCTTACAGCACCTACACCCCTGGTTGTAGCTATACATATTATAGTGGTGCCGGTTGGAGCAAATGGGGATTTGAAAACTCCAGCAAATGGTTCGATTATGTACAGAAATTCGCGCAAAATCTGAAAGAGCCACTGACTGTAACAATAAAATAA
- a CDS encoding glycoside hydrolase family 20 zincin-like fold domain-containing protein: MKKYKLITYMLLFAGYLSAQDNLSALLPMPNQVKQIESKKDFIISGKTTIQTNLPEDAFCIAELKDILRQRTGKTPTLSSSGSGSSVIRLILDPSAKGDGHYLLSVSEKTVSIKGATQGSILYGLMTLDQILLGDVCRTLSGKIAPIEIDDQPRFSYRSLMSEEKILVSGTNFFTQADNFRNRLNKLMLTFENLMNIPTFTTGF; this comes from the coding sequence ATGAAAAAATACAAACTTATCACATACATGTTGCTGTTTGCCGGATACTTGTCGGCGCAAGATAATTTGTCAGCATTGCTTCCTATGCCGAACCAAGTCAAACAAATCGAAAGTAAGAAAGATTTCATCATAAGCGGAAAGACGACCATACAAACGAATCTGCCGGAGGATGCTTTTTGCATTGCAGAGTTAAAAGACATCTTGCGACAAAGAACAGGGAAAACACCAACTCTATCCTCTTCCGGATCCGGCAGTTCCGTCATTCGCCTCATACTGGATCCTTCAGCCAAAGGAGATGGACATTACCTGTTATCCGTATCCGAGAAAACAGTTTCCATAAAAGGGGCAACACAGGGTTCCATTCTGTACGGACTTATGACCTTAGATCAGATTCTGTTAGGAGATGTATGCCGGACTCTATCGGGAAAGATTGCACCAATCGAAATCGACGATCAACCCCGTTTCAGTTACCGTTCATTGATGAGTGAGGAAAAGATTCTTGTTTCTGGAACAAATTTCTTCACCCAGGCGGATAATTTCCGAAATCGGCTCAACAAACTGATGCTTACTTTTGAAAACTTAATGAATATTCCTACTTTTACAACCGGATTTTGA
- a CDS encoding PhoH family protein: protein MGAKKNFVLDTNVILHDYKCIENFQENDIYLPIVVLEELDKFKKGSDQINYNAREFVRELDTLTSNDLFLKGASLGPGKGTLHVVTGDKYQEKIYQSFPEKTADHRILSCTLSVAESEKDRKVKTILVTKDVNLRMKARSLGIEVEDYITDKVINVDIFKRAQDIYENIDPDLIDKMYASPDGIDADLFDIKSKLEPNECFILKSVRNSVLARYNPFTNKFKKVEKASNYGIQPRNAEQSFAFEVLNDPDVKLIGLTGKAGTGKTLLALASALKQANVYKQILLARPIVALANKDLGFLPGDEKQKVAPYMQPLFDNLNVIKGQFAPGGSDARKIDDLQKNGQLVIEALAFIRGRSLSETFCIIDEAQNLTPHEIKTIITRAGEGTKMVFTGDIQQIDSPYLDAQSNGLAYMVDKMKGQELFAHINLIKGERSQLSELASDLL, encoded by the coding sequence ATGGGAGCAAAGAAGAATTTTGTGCTTGACACGAATGTCATATTGCACGACTACAAGTGTATTGAGAACTTTCAGGAGAATGATATTTATCTTCCGATTGTCGTGTTGGAAGAGTTGGATAAGTTTAAAAAGGGGAGCGACCAGATCAACTACAATGCCCGTGAGTTTGTACGCGAGTTAGATACGTTGACCAGCAATGACCTCTTTTTGAAAGGAGCTTCACTGGGACCTGGCAAAGGCACTTTGCATGTGGTGACCGGGGACAAGTATCAGGAGAAAATTTACCAGTCGTTTCCGGAAAAAACCGCAGATCATCGTATTCTGTCGTGTACGCTGTCGGTTGCTGAGTCTGAAAAAGACCGGAAGGTGAAAACCATTCTGGTGACAAAGGATGTGAACCTGCGTATGAAGGCGCGTTCGTTGGGTATCGAAGTGGAAGATTATATAACCGACAAGGTCATTAATGTCGATATTTTCAAACGTGCACAAGACATTTACGAGAATATAGATCCGGATTTGATTGATAAGATGTATGCATCTCCTGATGGCATCGATGCTGATCTGTTCGATATAAAGTCGAAGCTGGAGCCGAACGAATGTTTTATTTTAAAGAGTGTGCGTAATTCTGTCCTGGCCCGTTATAATCCGTTCACCAATAAATTCAAAAAAGTGGAAAAAGCCAGCAATTATGGTATTCAGCCCCGCAATGCGGAGCAGAGTTTTGCTTTTGAGGTGCTGAATGATCCGGATGTAAAACTTATCGGGTTGACAGGAAAGGCCGGAACCGGTAAAACCTTGCTGGCTTTGGCTTCTGCATTAAAACAGGCGAATGTTTATAAACAGATTCTGCTGGCACGTCCTATTGTTGCTTTGGCAAATAAGGATTTAGGATTCTTGCCTGGCGATGAGAAGCAGAAGGTGGCTCCTTATATGCAGCCCTTGTTTGATAATCTGAATGTTATTAAGGGACAGTTTGCACCCGGTGGATCAGATGCTCGTAAAATAGATGATTTGCAAAAGAACGGGCAACTTGTGATTGAAGCATTGGCTTTCATCCGCGGTCGAAGTCTTTCGGAAACGTTCTGTATTATCGATGAGGCGCAGAACCTGACTCCGCATGAGATTAAAACGATTATCACCCGTGCAGGAGAGGGAACGAAAATGGTATTTACCGGGGATATCCAGCAGATAGACTCTCCTTATCTGGATGCACAGAGTAATGGTCTCGCTTATATGGTTGATAAAATGAAAGGGCAAGAATTGTTTGCTCACATCAATCTGATCAAAGGAGAACGTAGTCAATTGTCCGAATTAGCTTCTGACTTACTCTGA
- a CDS encoding DUF3795 domain-containing protein: MKQLIACCGLDCEGCDARIATVGNDNELREKTARKWSEMNNAPEITAATINCMGCRADGAKFAYCSDYCEIRKCVNKKGLNTCGDCKELNSCPIVGAVFLHAPDAKENLLFR, encoded by the coding sequence ATGAAACAATTAATTGCATGTTGCGGGTTGGATTGTGAAGGTTGTGATGCTCGCATAGCCACAGTCGGAAATGACAATGAATTAAGAGAAAAGACTGCCCGGAAGTGGAGTGAGATGAACAACGCACCCGAGATTACGGCTGCAACCATAAATTGTATGGGATGTCGGGCAGACGGTGCTAAATTTGCCTATTGTAGCGATTATTGCGAAATCCGTAAATGCGTAAATAAAAAAGGATTGAATACTTGTGGCGACTGTAAAGAGTTGAATAGTTGCCCGATAGTTGGTGCCGTTTTCCTGCATGCCCCTGATGCAAAAGAAAATCTTCTCTTTCGTTAG
- a CDS encoding DUF456 domain-containing protein — protein sequence MDIFLIILGVLCLLAGLAGCFLPVLPGPPVSYVGLLLLHFTDKIHFSTTHLILWAFLVIIVQVMDYVTPMLGTKYSGGGKWGNRGCMIGTIAGLFVFPPWGVLIGPFAGAVIGELFGGKKSAEAFKAGLGAFVGFLFSVVVKVSVCGYFIYSFVAALF from the coding sequence ATGGATATCTTTCTTATTATTTTGGGGGTACTTTGTTTGCTGGCCGGGTTGGCAGGTTGTTTTTTGCCTGTATTACCCGGTCCGCCTGTTTCTTATGTGGGTTTGTTGCTTTTGCACTTTACGGACAAAATCCATTTCAGTACTACACATTTGATTTTATGGGCTTTTTTGGTCATTATTGTCCAGGTGATGGATTATGTGACGCCCATGTTGGGCACAAAATACAGTGGAGGCGGTAAATGGGGGAATCGGGGATGTATGATCGGGACGATCGCCGGTCTTTTCGTCTTTCCACCCTGGGGTGTGTTGATCGGTCCGTTTGCAGGAGCCGTAATTGGCGAGTTGTTTGGAGGGAAGAAGTCTGCCGAGGCTTTTAAAGCCGGGTTAGGGGCTTTTGTCGGTTTTCTGTTCAGTGTGGTGGTGAAAGTGTCGGTTTGCGGCTATTTTATTTACAGCTTTGTTGCGGCGCTATTTTAA
- a CDS encoding PaaI family thioesterase yields MKKIINPWEGLDGYMCFGCAPSNPMGLHMEFYEDGDDIVAYWEPEAHYQGWLNTLHGGILTTLMDELAGWVVLRKLQTSGMTSRLDARFLKSLSTCEPRLTIRGRIKDRKRNAIFIETEIYNSQDELCTRADLVYFIVTQEQATEKFHFAGCKAEGE; encoded by the coding sequence ATGAAAAAGATTATTAATCCCTGGGAAGGATTGGATGGATATATGTGTTTTGGCTGTGCCCCGAGCAATCCGATGGGACTTCATATGGAGTTTTATGAGGATGGCGACGATATTGTAGCTTATTGGGAGCCGGAAGCTCATTATCAGGGGTGGTTGAATACGTTGCATGGTGGAATCCTGACAACATTGATGGACGAATTGGCAGGTTGGGTAGTGCTTAGGAAGTTACAGACTTCAGGAATGACCTCACGCTTGGATGCCCGCTTTCTGAAAAGTCTTTCTACTTGTGAGCCCAGGCTGACAATCAGGGGGCGTATCAAAGACCGTAAACGAAATGCAATCTTTATTGAAACGGAGATCTATAATTCACAAGATGAGTTATGTACGCGTGCCGACTTGGTCTATTTTATAGTTACACAAGAACAGGCGACAGAAAAATTTCATTTTGCAGGATGCAAAGCAGAAGGTGAATAA
- the nfo gene encoding deoxyribonuclease IV — protein sequence MKYIGAHVSASGGVENAPVNANAIGAKAFALFTRNQRQWKSSPLTKKSISLFRERCEEFGYAAEYILPHDSYLINLGHPEAEGLQKSRDAFLDEMQRCEQLGLNRLNFHPGSHLNQMEVEDCLTRIANSVNWALDQTSGVCAVLENTAGQGTNLGYTFEQLAYIIDKVEDKSRVGVCIDTAHTLAAGYDIKTVEGFTETFRHFDEVIGFSYLRGMHINDSKKDLATRVDRHDSIGKGVMGLTTFKMLMDDPRFDNIPLILETPDESIWSEEIEYLYSI from the coding sequence ATGAAGTATATTGGAGCACATGTGTCGGCATCGGGTGGAGTTGAGAATGCTCCAGTGAATGCGAATGCGATTGGGGCGAAGGCATTTGCTTTGTTTACCCGTAATCAGCGTCAATGGAAATCTTCTCCGCTGACAAAAAAGAGTATTTCTCTTTTCAGAGAGCGTTGTGAGGAATTTGGTTATGCGGCAGAATATATTCTGCCGCATGACAGTTATCTGATCAATCTGGGACATCCGGAAGCAGAAGGTTTGCAGAAGTCACGGGATGCTTTCTTGGATGAAATGCAACGTTGTGAGCAACTGGGATTGAATCGTTTGAATTTCCATCCTGGAAGTCATTTGAACCAGATGGAGGTGGAGGACTGTCTGACGCGCATAGCTAATTCGGTTAACTGGGCATTGGATCAGACTTCGGGTGTATGTGCCGTATTAGAAAATACAGCCGGACAGGGAACCAATCTGGGATATACTTTTGAGCAACTTGCTTACATTATCGATAAAGTGGAAGATAAATCCCGTGTCGGAGTTTGTATAGATACTGCTCATACATTGGCTGCAGGTTATGATATCAAGACTGTCGAAGGTTTTACGGAGACATTCCGACATTTTGACGAGGTAATAGGTTTTTCTTATTTGCGTGGCATGCATATAAACGATTCCAAAAAAGATCTGGCTACCCGTGTGGATCGCCATGATAGTATTGGGAAAGGAGTGATGGGATTGACTACATTTAAGATGCTGATGGATGATCCCCGGTTTGATAACATTCCTTTAATTCTGGAAACACCGGATGAGTCTATTTGGTCGGAAGAAATAGAATATCTGTATTCTATATAA